From the genome of Rhodovastum atsumiense, one region includes:
- a CDS encoding CHASE3 domain-containing protein, which yields MADSPVHAHDTKSPFFGLRMLREPARKRRGATATLWGALLLLIATASSLVFAVLALRSGLGDLDRLSGLRLDLELLLTDLKDVETGQRGYLITGDPVFLDPYKDAHPRVDMRLDRLLGEAPQDLGSAPLNSLRELADRKLAITDATIAMARAGQLDNARTSVEQGNGKRVMDAIRRAVAQAHEDVEHRRAAVESRVRGRAVLASAVALGSAVLASRLVGATALIIKRHSAGRLRLAEEERTLALDAAGLGTWEWDWRTDGVTACPVTRRLLGLPTDATLSWGDLLDAVCPGDRNGAKAALRGAAGRGGCEWEGRVGREDGKPRWARLTGGLYSDHGRPTVLRGVAQDVTARREAEARMQSLQAELWHALRVSTVGEAASAMAHELAQPLSAASTFIQGCEALLRSDQPDDREEALSGLGRGLDALGRASGVVHNLRRFLRKEALRRESVDLNAAVREAVRLGAMGFESTGGGHIAYDLADGLPPILADRTQVQQVVVNLVRNAVEAMPSGGLWELRVTTAPHEDGVRLSVADTGPGLPPEIARTPFRAFATTKSGGLGLGLSICRSIVRAHGGAIDVSTGPDGTTFTIDLPAAPEEHDAKAA from the coding sequence CCACCGCCACCCTGTGGGGCGCACTTCTGCTCTTGATTGCAACGGCAAGCAGTCTGGTCTTTGCCGTCCTGGCCCTCCGAAGCGGTCTCGGCGACTTGGATCGGCTGTCGGGCCTGCGCCTGGACCTGGAGCTCCTGCTGACCGACCTTAAGGACGTGGAGACCGGACAGCGCGGATACCTCATAACGGGCGACCCGGTGTTTCTCGACCCTTACAAGGATGCCCACCCCCGTGTGGACATGAGGCTGGATCGGCTCCTCGGGGAAGCGCCACAGGATCTGGGAAGCGCCCCCTTGAACTCCCTTCGCGAACTTGCGGACCGGAAACTCGCCATCACTGACGCGACGATCGCGATGGCGCGGGCAGGACAGCTTGACAATGCGCGCACCAGTGTGGAGCAGGGCAACGGAAAGAGGGTGATGGACGCAATCCGCCGCGCCGTCGCCCAGGCCCACGAGGACGTCGAACACCGCCGGGCTGCGGTCGAGAGCCGAGTTCGTGGCCGCGCCGTCCTGGCTTCGGCGGTGGCGCTGGGCTCGGCCGTGCTGGCCAGCCGCCTGGTCGGCGCGACGGCGCTCATCATCAAGCGCCACTCGGCGGGACGCCTGCGGCTCGCGGAGGAGGAGCGCACCCTCGCCCTGGATGCGGCCGGGCTCGGCACCTGGGAATGGGATTGGCGGACCGACGGGGTGACGGCGTGCCCGGTCACGCGTCGCCTGCTCGGCTTGCCTACGGACGCTACCCTGTCATGGGGCGACCTGCTGGATGCGGTCTGCCCCGGGGATCGAAACGGCGCCAAAGCGGCGCTGCGCGGGGCGGCGGGGCGTGGGGGCTGCGAATGGGAGGGCCGGGTTGGCCGGGAAGACGGCAAGCCACGGTGGGCGCGCCTGACGGGCGGGCTTTATAGCGACCACGGACGTCCCACCGTGCTGCGCGGCGTGGCGCAGGACGTGACCGCGCGCCGGGAGGCGGAGGCGCGCATGCAGTCCCTTCAGGCCGAGCTGTGGCACGCGTTACGGGTCAGCACGGTCGGCGAGGCGGCCTCCGCCATGGCGCACGAACTGGCGCAGCCCCTGTCGGCCGCGAGCACGTTCATCCAGGGCTGCGAGGCGCTGCTGCGATCCGACCAGCCCGATGACCGGGAAGAGGCGCTCTCCGGCCTCGGCCGGGGGCTCGACGCGCTCGGCCGCGCCTCCGGCGTCGTGCATAATCTCCGGCGCTTCCTGCGCAAGGAGGCATTGCGGCGCGAGTCGGTGGATCTGAACGCGGCGGTCAGGGAGGCCGTGCGGCTCGGCGCGATGGGGTTCGAGAGCACTGGCGGGGGACACATTGCCTACGATCTCGCCGACGGTCTGCCGCCCATTCTCGCCGATCGCACGCAGGTCCAGCAGGTTGTCGTGAACCTTGTCCGCAACGCCGTGGAAGCCATGCCTTCAGGCGGCTTGTGGGAACTCCGCGTCACCACCGCGCCCCATGAGGACGGTGTCCGGCTGTCGGTCGCCGACACCGGCCCCGGCCTGCCGCCCGAAATCGCCCGGACGCCGTTCCGCGCCTTCGCCACCACCAAGTCCGGCGGGTTGGGCCTCGGGCTGTCCATCTGCCGGTCGATCGTCAGGGCGCACGGCGGCGCCATCGACGTCTCGACGGGACCGGATGGCACCACGTTCACCATCGACCTTCCCGCCGCTCCCGAGGAGCACGATGCCAAGGCCGCCTGA
- a CDS encoding response regulator transcription factor: MPRPPETPAVFVVEDDTDLRDALSFRLRAAGLPVRAYATAEAFLAEHTPDMLGCLVTDVRLPRMDGVSLIGTLSDRGNRLPIIVISGHAETPLVVDAMRAGAVDFLEKPLDPAAVVASVRAAMQGASTAASLRSEAARMADRLAVLSPREREVFDRFAVNVTTKQVADALSLSPKTVESHRARLLEKLGADSPSALVRLSVLVALFSPHAGEGDPERPESGIS; encoded by the coding sequence ATGCCAAGGCCGCCTGAGACGCCGGCGGTGTTCGTGGTCGAGGACGACACCGACCTGCGGGACGCGTTGTCCTTCCGCCTGCGGGCCGCCGGGCTGCCCGTGCGCGCCTACGCGACCGCCGAGGCGTTCCTGGCGGAGCACACGCCGGACATGCTGGGATGCCTGGTCACGGACGTGCGCCTGCCGCGGATGGACGGCGTGAGCCTGATCGGCACCCTGAGCGACCGGGGCAACCGGCTGCCGATCATCGTCATCAGCGGCCATGCCGAGACGCCGCTGGTGGTCGATGCGATGCGCGCGGGGGCGGTGGACTTCCTGGAAAAGCCGCTGGATCCGGCGGCCGTGGTCGCCTCCGTCCGCGCCGCCATGCAAGGAGCGAGCACGGCCGCGAGCCTGCGCAGCGAAGCGGCCCGCATGGCGGACCGCCTGGCCGTGTTGTCCCCCCGGGAGCGCGAAGTGTTCGACCGTTTCGCGGTCAACGTCACGACCAAGCAGGTCGCCGACGCCCTCAGCCTCAGCCCCAAGACGGTCGAGAGCCACCGGGCGCGCCTGCTTGAGAAACTGGGGGCCGACTCCCCGTCCGCGCTCGTGCGCCTGTCGGTCCTGGTGGCCCTGTTCAGCCCCCATGCGGGCGAGGGCGACCCCGAGCGGCCAGAATCAGGAATTTCCTGA
- a CDS encoding IS6 family transposase — MTSEPVTYPGYRFPAEIISYAVWLYHVFGLSFREVELILAERGVTVSHESIRQWCHKFGADFARKLRRRRPKPGDTWHLDEVFLRINGELHYLWRAVDQHGVVLDILVQGRRNAAAAKRFFKRLLAGLRYRPKRLITDGLRSYGVAHREILPEVKHRSSRHLNNRAENSHRPTRRRERQMQRFKSSKQAQHFLSSHAMIYGHFRPRRHLMTAAQYRRARAEAFRVWRQETCVQIAA; from the coding sequence ATGACCTCCGAGCCCGTTACCTACCCGGGATACCGCTTCCCAGCCGAGATCATCAGCTACGCGGTCTGGCTCTACCATGTCTTTGGCCTGAGCTTCCGAGAGGTGGAATTGATTCTGGCCGAGCGGGGCGTCACGGTCAGCCACGAGAGCATTCGGCAGTGGTGCCACAAGTTCGGCGCCGACTTCGCCCGCAAGCTCCGGAGACGACGGCCAAAGCCGGGCGACACCTGGCACCTTGATGAGGTTTTCCTGCGGATCAACGGTGAGCTGCACTATCTCTGGCGCGCGGTGGACCAGCACGGTGTCGTGCTCGACATCCTGGTGCAGGGTCGCCGGAATGCTGCCGCGGCGAAGCGCTTCTTCAAGCGCCTGCTCGCTGGGCTCAGGTACAGGCCGAAGCGCCTCATCACCGATGGTCTACGCAGCTATGGCGTAGCGCACCGCGAGATCCTGCCCGAGGTGAAACACCGGAGCAGCCGGCACCTGAACAACAGAGCTGAGAACTCACACCGACCGACGCGACGTCGAGAGCGGCAGATGCAGCGGTTCAAGTCATCGAAGCAGGCTCAGCACTTCCTGTCATCGCACGCCATGATCTACGGCCACTTCCGGCCGCGGCGCCATCTGATGACCGCCGCTCAATACCGGCGTGCACGCGCCGAGGCCTTCCGGGTGTGGCGACAGGAGACGTGCGTCCAGATCGCAGCGTGA